In Heliangelus exortis chromosome Z, bHelExo1.hap1, whole genome shotgun sequence, a genomic segment contains:
- the LOC139790068 gene encoding stabilizer of axonemal microtubules 1-like isoform X1, with the protein MSAESPVELPMIPPLKKCICQLCSCGCHHCPHLLTRPYDKSEKPCMLSEYRERYPLHPSTAPRDPFKPKDSCMAEDIPMEGLTTTKRDYPAHEVLPRKAKPPAEYVKSDKTMDLASTYKQDYNAHSISQVPPCLPPVRHLPKDKMDTRTTYQDDYVPRKEPRTEIIRPSNRFCPAEDKFEHRTVVQDDYRYRGPVTTESCKPQSVDQAKAPFQEVTNYKATYVPHLLEKRYSHKYEEYKASEVPFDGLTTHKVSYKGLAGQPAKPVKPCQRKLPDTPLSSSTEFREKYQAWPHLPVFTRKPDVYLPPSEKMDLNTTSQLHYKHLNGKPATICRPLDKLNKSTGPLNSSSIMKEDYKSWLCKKQEPITPTPHLTLSDKPMDCLTTFQANYVPHPASITKSCKPAWSGPQGAPLDATTTYATTYTPKGNVRCLASYKHPPGYVFEATDADGHKLYHAVSKSDCMQSGD; encoded by the exons ATGTCTGCTGAATCACCTGTGGAGTTGCCTATGATTCCACCCCTGAAGAAGTGCATTTGTCAGCTGTGCTCCTGTGG atGCCACCATTGTCCACACCTGCTCACCAGGCCCTATGACAAGAGTGAGAAGCCATGCATGCTGTCAGAGTACAGGGAGCGATACCCCCTtcatcccagcactgctcccagAGACCCATTTAAGCCAAAGGATTCATGCATGGCGGAGGATATTCCTATGGAAGGCTTAACAACTACAAA GAGAGATTACCCAGCTCATGAAGTGTTGCCAAGGAAGGCTAAGCCACCTGCAGAATATGTCAAGAGTGATAAGACTATGGACTTGGCCTCCACATATAAACAAGATTATAATGCCCACTCTATCTCTCAAGTACCTCCATGCCTCCCACCTGTGAGGCACCTCCCCAAAGACAAGATGGATACAAGAACCACTTACCAAG ACGACTATGTGCCGCGGAAGGAACCCAGAACAGAAATAATCCGACCAAGTAACAGATTTTGCCCAGCAGAAGATAAGTTTGAGCACAGAACTGTTGTCCAGGATGACTATCGCTACAGGGGTCCAGTCACAACTGAAAGCTGCAAACCCCAGAGTGTGGACCAAGCAAAAGCTCCCTTTCAGGAGGTGACCAATTATAAAGCAACTTATGTGCCACATCTTCTGGAGAAACGGTATTCCCATAAATATGAGGAATACAAGGCCAGTGAGGTCCCATTTGATGGCCTCACTACCCACAAAGTTTCTTACAAGGGGCTGGCGGGTCAGCCAGCCAAGCCAGTCAAACCATGCCAGAGAAAGCTCCCGGATACCCCGCTTTCCTCCAGCACAGAGTTTCGGGAAAAATACCAGGCTTGGCCACATCTTCCAGTTTTCACCAGAAAACCTGATGTCTATCTTCCTCCTTCGGAGAAAATGGACCTTAACACTACTAGTCAGTTACATTACAAGCACCTAAATGGCAAGCCAGCCACAATTTGTCGACCTTTAGATAAGCTTAATAAAAGTACTGGGCCACTCAATAGCTCTTCTATCATGAAGGAAGACTATAAGTCTTGGCTGTGCAAGAAACAAGAACCCATCACTCCGACTCCACATCTGACTTTGTCGGACAAACCCATGGATTGCTTGACGACCTTTCAGGCCAACTACGTGCCTCATCCAGCCTCCATTACGAAGAGCTGTAAACCTGCCTGGTCAGGCCCACAGGGTGCTCCGTTAGATGCCACAACCACCTATGCTACAACCTACACCCCAAAGGGCAATGTTAGATGCCTGGCCTCCTACAAACACCCACCTGGTTACGTCTTTGAGGCAACTGATGCTGATGGTCACAAACTCTATCACGCTGTTTCCAAGAGTGACTGCATGCAAAGCGGAgactga
- the LOC139790068 gene encoding stabilizer of axonemal microtubules 1-like isoform X2 yields the protein MLSEYRERYPLHPSTAPRDPFKPKDSCMAEDIPMEGLTTTKRDYPAHEVLPRKAKPPAEYVKSDKTMDLASTYKQDYNAHSISQVPPCLPPVRHLPKDKMDTRTTYQDDYVPRKEPRTEIIRPSNRFCPAEDKFEHRTVVQDDYRYRGPVTTESCKPQSVDQAKAPFQEVTNYKATYVPHLLEKRYSHKYEEYKASEVPFDGLTTHKVSYKGLAGQPAKPVKPCQRKLPDTPLSSSTEFREKYQAWPHLPVFTRKPDVYLPPSEKMDLNTTSQLHYKHLNGKPATICRPLDKLNKSTGPLNSSSIMKEDYKSWLCKKQEPITPTPHLTLSDKPMDCLTTFQANYVPHPASITKSCKPAWSGPQGAPLDATTTYATTYTPKGNVRCLASYKHPPGYVFEATDADGHKLYHAVSKSDCMQSGD from the exons ATGCTGTCAGAGTACAGGGAGCGATACCCCCTtcatcccagcactgctcccagAGACCCATTTAAGCCAAAGGATTCATGCATGGCGGAGGATATTCCTATGGAAGGCTTAACAACTACAAA GAGAGATTACCCAGCTCATGAAGTGTTGCCAAGGAAGGCTAAGCCACCTGCAGAATATGTCAAGAGTGATAAGACTATGGACTTGGCCTCCACATATAAACAAGATTATAATGCCCACTCTATCTCTCAAGTACCTCCATGCCTCCCACCTGTGAGGCACCTCCCCAAAGACAAGATGGATACAAGAACCACTTACCAAG ACGACTATGTGCCGCGGAAGGAACCCAGAACAGAAATAATCCGACCAAGTAACAGATTTTGCCCAGCAGAAGATAAGTTTGAGCACAGAACTGTTGTCCAGGATGACTATCGCTACAGGGGTCCAGTCACAACTGAAAGCTGCAAACCCCAGAGTGTGGACCAAGCAAAAGCTCCCTTTCAGGAGGTGACCAATTATAAAGCAACTTATGTGCCACATCTTCTGGAGAAACGGTATTCCCATAAATATGAGGAATACAAGGCCAGTGAGGTCCCATTTGATGGCCTCACTACCCACAAAGTTTCTTACAAGGGGCTGGCGGGTCAGCCAGCCAAGCCAGTCAAACCATGCCAGAGAAAGCTCCCGGATACCCCGCTTTCCTCCAGCACAGAGTTTCGGGAAAAATACCAGGCTTGGCCACATCTTCCAGTTTTCACCAGAAAACCTGATGTCTATCTTCCTCCTTCGGAGAAAATGGACCTTAACACTACTAGTCAGTTACATTACAAGCACCTAAATGGCAAGCCAGCCACAATTTGTCGACCTTTAGATAAGCTTAATAAAAGTACTGGGCCACTCAATAGCTCTTCTATCATGAAGGAAGACTATAAGTCTTGGCTGTGCAAGAAACAAGAACCCATCACTCCGACTCCACATCTGACTTTGTCGGACAAACCCATGGATTGCTTGACGACCTTTCAGGCCAACTACGTGCCTCATCCAGCCTCCATTACGAAGAGCTGTAAACCTGCCTGGTCAGGCCCACAGGGTGCTCCGTTAGATGCCACAACCACCTATGCTACAACCTACACCCCAAAGGGCAATGTTAGATGCCTGGCCTCCTACAAACACCCACCTGGTTACGTCTTTGAGGCAACTGATGCTGATGGTCACAAACTCTATCACGCTGTTTCCAAGAGTGACTGCATGCAAAGCGGAgactga